Proteins found in one Amycolatopsis umgeniensis genomic segment:
- a CDS encoding MCE family protein: protein MLVKRTKLQLVAFAIISVVAIVYALIRFAGLGQVFGDEGYTVKLELKESGGIFQNAEVTYRGFNIGRVGELRLTKTGLEADLNIAPDAPAVPSDLDAVVANRSAVGEQFVDLRPKSEKGPFLKPGSVIPADKVKTPVPTEQLIGDLDSLAASVPTDSLRKVVDESYNAFNGTGPDLQRLLDTARSFTTTAQEYLPQTIQLLEKGGQVLDTQNDMASSMKSFSADLNKLSGTLKNSDADIRKLIGITPQVATQISEVLAESGPGLGALTANLLTTSNLLVTRLDGLEQGLVTYPVLAAGANSVANDGTAHLGLALNLFNPPSCTKGYIGLDKYREGTDTTNRPPKDDAYCAEPKGSPINVRGSQNVPYNGVPQIPSQGEVAANAGRSAEELAALRAAQGMPSVLQSPGVSLASLGSLLGLPG, encoded by the coding sequence ATGCTGGTCAAAAGGACGAAGCTCCAGTTGGTCGCCTTCGCGATCATCTCCGTCGTCGCCATCGTGTACGCCCTGATCCGGTTCGCCGGACTCGGCCAGGTCTTCGGCGACGAGGGCTACACGGTGAAACTCGAGCTCAAGGAGTCGGGCGGCATCTTCCAGAACGCCGAGGTCACCTACCGCGGCTTCAACATCGGCCGGGTCGGCGAGCTGCGCCTGACCAAGACCGGGCTGGAAGCCGACCTCAACATCGCGCCGGACGCCCCCGCCGTGCCCAGCGACCTCGACGCGGTGGTCGCGAACCGGTCGGCGGTCGGCGAGCAGTTCGTCGACCTGCGGCCCAAGAGCGAGAAGGGGCCGTTCCTGAAGCCGGGATCGGTCATCCCCGCCGACAAGGTCAAGACGCCGGTGCCCACCGAACAGCTCATCGGCGACCTCGACAGCCTCGCGGCGTCGGTGCCGACGGATTCGCTGCGCAAGGTCGTCGACGAGTCGTACAACGCCTTCAACGGCACCGGCCCGGATCTGCAGCGGCTGCTCGACACCGCGCGCAGTTTCACCACCACCGCGCAGGAGTACCTGCCGCAGACCATCCAGCTGCTGGAAAAGGGCGGGCAGGTCCTAGACACGCAGAACGACATGGCGAGCTCGATGAAGTCGTTCAGCGCGGACTTGAACAAACTGTCCGGCACGCTGAAGAACTCCGACGCCGACATCCGGAAGCTGATCGGGATCACCCCGCAGGTGGCGACCCAGATCAGCGAGGTGCTGGCGGAATCGGGGCCGGGGCTGGGCGCGCTGACCGCGAACCTGCTCACGACGTCGAACCTGCTGGTGACCCGGCTCGACGGGCTGGAGCAGGGCCTGGTGACCTACCCGGTGCTGGCCGCGGGCGCGAACAGCGTCGCCAACGACGGCACCGCGCACCTGGGCCTCGCGCTCAACCTGTTCAACCCGCCTTCGTGCACCAAGGGCTACATCGGCCTCGACAAGTACCGCGAAGGCACCGACACCACGAACCGGCCGCCGAAGGACGACGCGTACTGCGCCGAGCCGAAGGGCAGCCCGATCAACGTGCGCGGTTCGCAGAACGTGCCGTACAACGGTGTCCCGCAGATCCCGTCGCAGGGCGAGGTCGCCGCGAACGCGGGCCGGTCGGCCGAGGAACTGGCCGCGCTGCGGGCGGCGCAGGGCATGCCGAGCGTCCTGCAGAGCCCGGGCGTCAGCCTGGCCAGCCTCGGGTCGCTGCTGGGCCTGCCCGGCTGA
- a CDS encoding DNA-directed RNA polymerase subunit beta, with product MAVSPANQATAATTSAVSRSESTGIPGAPKRVSFAKIREPLSTPNLLDVQIRSFEWFTGDEAWFERRVEEGEENPVGGLEEVLNEISPIEDFSGSMSLSFSDPRFDEVKASVEECKDKDMTYAAPLFVTAEFVNNNTGEIKSQTVFMGDFPVMTDKGTFVINGTERVVVSQLVRSPGVYFDTSVDKTTDKDVFNVRVIPSRGAWLEFDVDKRDTVGVRIDRKRRQPVTVLLKALGWTTEAIRERFSFSETLLATLEKDHTAGTDEALLDIYRKLRPGEPPTKESAQTLLENLFFKPKRYDLAKVGRYKLNKKLGLTTPYDTGTLTEEDIVSTIEYLVRLHAGEDKATVGDQTIPVETDDIDHFGNRRLRTVGELIQNQIRVGLSRMERVVRERMTTQDVEAITPQTLINIRPVVAAIKEFFGTSQLSQFMDQNNPLSGLTHKRRLSALGPGGLSRERAGMEVRDVHPSHYGRMCPIETPEGPNIGLIGSLCSYARVNPFGFIETPYRKVVEGRVTDQVDYLTADEEDRYVKAQANAPIHDDGTFVEDRVLVRKKGGEVELIDPLDVDYMDVSPRQMVSVATAMIPFLEHDDANRALMGANMQRQAVPLLRNQAPYVGTGVELRAAVDAGDVLVAEQSGVVEELSADLITIMHDDGTRKSYGLYKFRRSNHGTCFNHRPIVNEGDRVEQGQVIADGPSTENGEMALGKNLLVAVMPWEGHNYEDAIILSERLVQDDVLTSIHIEEHEIDARDTKLGAEEITRDIPNVSEEVLADLDERGIIRIGAEVRDGDILVGKVTPKGETELTPEERLLRAIFGEKAREVRDTSLKVPHGETGKVIGIRVFSREDDDELPPGVNELVRVYVAQKRKIQPGDKLAGRHGNKGVIGKILPAEDMPFMEDGTPVDIILNTHGVPRRMNIGQVLELHLGWLASQGWKIEGNPDWAKNLNEELYDVDPGTNTATPVFDGAKEDELTGLLGATKPNRDGERMVKQNGKATLLDGRSGEPYPYPVAVGYMYILKLHHLVDDKIHARSTGPYSMITQQPLGGKAQFGGQRFGEMECWAMQAYGAAYTLQELLTIKSDDVVGRVKVYEAIVKGENIPEPGIPESFKVLLKELQSLCLNVEVLSSDGAAIEMRDSDDEDLERAAANLGINLSRNESPSVDDVVH from the coding sequence TTGGCAGTCTCTCCCGCGAACCAGGCCACTGCTGCGACCACCTCGGCTGTATCTCGCTCGGAGTCCACGGGAATCCCGGGAGCCCCCAAACGGGTCTCCTTCGCAAAGATTCGCGAGCCGCTCAGCACCCCGAACCTGCTCGACGTGCAGATCAGGTCCTTTGAATGGTTCACCGGCGACGAGGCGTGGTTCGAACGCCGCGTCGAAGAAGGTGAAGAAAACCCGGTCGGTGGCCTGGAAGAGGTCCTCAACGAGATCTCGCCGATCGAAGACTTCTCCGGATCCATGTCGCTGTCCTTCTCCGACCCGCGCTTCGACGAGGTCAAGGCCTCCGTCGAGGAGTGCAAGGACAAGGACATGACGTACGCGGCCCCGCTGTTCGTGACCGCCGAGTTCGTGAACAACAACACCGGCGAGATCAAGAGCCAGACGGTCTTCATGGGCGACTTCCCGGTGATGACCGACAAGGGCACCTTCGTCATCAACGGCACCGAGCGTGTCGTCGTGTCCCAGCTGGTCCGTTCGCCTGGTGTGTACTTCGACACCAGCGTCGACAAGACCACGGACAAGGACGTCTTCAACGTCCGCGTCATCCCGAGCCGGGGTGCCTGGCTCGAGTTCGACGTCGACAAGCGCGACACCGTCGGCGTCCGCATCGACCGCAAGCGCCGCCAGCCGGTCACCGTGCTGCTGAAGGCGCTCGGCTGGACCACCGAGGCGATCCGCGAGCGCTTCTCCTTCTCCGAGACGCTGCTCGCCACCCTCGAGAAGGACCACACCGCCGGCACCGACGAGGCGCTCCTCGACATCTACCGCAAGCTGCGCCCGGGCGAACCCCCCACCAAGGAGAGCGCGCAGACGCTGCTGGAGAACCTGTTCTTCAAGCCGAAGCGCTACGACCTGGCGAAGGTCGGCCGGTACAAGCTGAACAAGAAGCTCGGCCTGACCACGCCGTACGACACCGGGACGCTGACCGAAGAGGACATCGTCTCGACGATCGAGTACCTGGTCCGCCTGCACGCGGGCGAGGACAAGGCGACCGTCGGCGACCAGACCATCCCGGTCGAGACCGACGACATCGACCACTTCGGCAACCGTCGTCTCCGCACCGTCGGCGAGCTCATCCAGAACCAGATCCGCGTGGGTCTGTCCCGGATGGAGCGCGTCGTCCGCGAGCGGATGACCACGCAGGACGTCGAGGCGATCACGCCGCAGACCCTGATCAACATCCGTCCCGTCGTGGCGGCGATCAAGGAGTTCTTCGGTACTTCGCAGCTGTCGCAGTTCATGGACCAGAACAACCCGCTGTCGGGGCTGACGCACAAGCGTCGTCTGTCCGCCCTCGGCCCCGGTGGTCTGTCGCGTGAGCGCGCCGGCATGGAGGTCCGTGACGTCCACCCGTCGCACTACGGCCGCATGTGCCCGATCGAGACGCCGGAAGGCCCGAACATCGGCCTGATCGGTTCGCTCTGCTCGTACGCGCGGGTCAACCCGTTCGGTTTCATCGAGACCCCGTACCGCAAGGTCGTCGAGGGTCGCGTCACCGACCAGGTCGACTACCTCACCGCGGACGAGGAAGACCGTTACGTGAAGGCGCAGGCGAACGCGCCGATCCACGACGACGGCACCTTCGTCGAAGACCGCGTCCTGGTCCGTAAGAAGGGCGGCGAGGTCGAGCTGATCGACCCGCTCGACGTGGACTACATGGACGTCTCGCCGCGACAGATGGTCTCGGTCGCGACGGCGATGATCCCGTTCCTCGAGCACGACGACGCGAACCGCGCGCTGATGGGCGCGAACATGCAGCGTCAGGCCGTTCCGCTGCTGCGCAACCAGGCGCCGTACGTCGGCACCGGTGTGGAGCTTCGCGCCGCGGTCGACGCCGGTGACGTGCTCGTCGCCGAGCAGTCCGGTGTCGTCGAGGAGCTCTCGGCCGACCTGATCACGATCATGCACGACGACGGCACGCGGAAGAGCTACGGACTGTACAAGTTCCGTCGCTCCAACCACGGCACCTGCTTCAACCACCGCCCGATCGTCAACGAGGGCGACAGGGTCGAGCAGGGTCAGGTCATCGCCGACGGCCCGTCCACCGAGAACGGTGAGATGGCGCTCGGCAAGAACCTGCTCGTCGCGGTCATGCCGTGGGAGGGCCACAACTACGAGGACGCGATCATCCTCTCGGAGCGCCTGGTGCAGGACGACGTGCTCACGTCGATCCACATCGAGGAGCACGAGATCGACGCCCGCGACACCAAGCTGGGCGCCGAGGAGATCACCCGGGACATCCCGAACGTCTCCGAAGAGGTCCTCGCCGACCTCGACGAGCGCGGCATCATCCGCATCGGTGCCGAGGTCCGCGACGGCGACATCCTGGTCGGCAAGGTCACGCCGAAGGGCGAGACCGAGCTGACCCCGGAAGAGCGCCTGCTCCGCGCGATCTTCGGTGAGAAGGCCCGCGAAGTCCGCGACACCTCGCTGAAGGTGCCGCACGGCGAGACCGGCAAGGTCATCGGCATCCGCGTGTTCTCGCGCGAGGACGACGACGAGCTGCCCCCGGGCGTCAACGAACTGGTCCGCGTCTACGTGGCCCAGAAGCGGAAGATCCAGCCGGGCGACAAGCTCGCCGGCCGCCACGGGAACAAGGGTGTCATCGGCAAGATCCTCCCCGCCGAGGACATGCCGTTCATGGAGGACGGCACGCCCGTCGACATCATCCTGAACACCCACGGTGTCCCGCGTCGTATGAACATCGGCCAGGTCCTGGAACTCCACCTGGGCTGGCTGGCGTCGCAGGGCTGGAAGATCGAGGGCAACCCCGACTGGGCGAAGAACCTCAACGAGGAGCTCTACGACGTCGACCCCGGCACGAACACCGCCACCCCGGTGTTCGACGGTGCCAAGGAAGACGAGCTGACCGGTCTGCTCGGCGCCACCAAGCCGAACCGTGACGGTGAGCGCATGGTGAAGCAGAACGGCAAGGCCACGCTGCTGGACGGCCGCTCCGGCGAGCCGTACCCGTACCCGGTCGCGGTCGGCTACATGTACATCCTGAAGCTGCACCACCTCGTCGACGACAAGATCCACGCCCGGTCCACCGGTCCGTACTCGATGATCACGCAGCAGCCGCTGGGTGGTAAGGCGCAGTTCGGTGGCCAGCGCTTCGGTGAGATGGAGTGCTGGGCGATGCAGGCGTACGGCGCCGCATACACCCTGCAGGAGCTCCTCACCATCAAGTCGGACGACGTGGTCGGCCGCGTGAAGGTGTACGAGGCGATCGTCAAGGGGGAGAACATCCCCGAGCCGGGTATCCCCGAGTCGTTCAAGGTGCTCCTGAAGGAGCTCCAGTCGCTCTGCCTCAACGTCGAGGTGCTGTCCAGCGACGGCGCCGCGATCGAGATGCGCGACTCCGACGACGAGGACCTCGAGCGCGCCGCCGCCAACCTCGGCATCAACCTGTCCCGCAACGAGTCGCCCTCGGTGGACGACGTCGTGCACTGA
- a CDS encoding MCE family protein: protein MKSFQKRNPIPIALVGISVLLLGFLAALNSEDLPVIGGGTTYTADFSEASGLQQDNDVRVAGVKVGKISEIKLDGDKVRISFKVKDAWLGDKTSAAIKIKTVLGQKYLALDPQGQRTLDPSATIPRERTMSPFDVLDAFRGLSQTVDDIDTTQLAKSFDVITETFADTPADVKGALNGLSRLSDTIAKRDSQLSSLLANTRQVSQTLVDRDAEFQKLLSDGNKLLGEVSRRKDAIAALLDGSRNLATQLKGLVDDNDAQLDPVLTQLDQLTSMLQRNQDALGQGIARFAPFIRVFTNTIGNGRWFDNYICGLVLPSFGPINDKGCYEK from the coding sequence ATGAAGTCGTTCCAGAAACGCAATCCGATCCCGATCGCGCTGGTCGGCATCTCGGTGCTGCTGCTCGGTTTCCTCGCCGCGCTCAACTCCGAGGACCTGCCGGTGATCGGCGGCGGCACCACCTACACCGCGGACTTCAGCGAGGCTTCCGGCCTCCAGCAGGACAACGACGTCCGGGTCGCCGGGGTGAAGGTCGGCAAGATCTCCGAGATCAAGCTCGACGGCGACAAGGTCCGGATCTCCTTCAAGGTCAAGGACGCCTGGCTGGGCGACAAGACCAGCGCGGCGATCAAGATCAAGACGGTGCTCGGCCAGAAGTACCTGGCGCTCGACCCGCAGGGTCAGCGCACGCTCGACCCGAGCGCGACCATCCCGCGTGAGCGCACGATGTCGCCGTTCGACGTCCTCGACGCCTTCCGCGGGCTTTCGCAGACTGTCGACGACATCGACACGACGCAGCTGGCGAAGAGCTTCGACGTCATCACGGAGACCTTCGCCGACACCCCGGCTGACGTGAAGGGCGCGCTGAACGGCCTTTCCCGCCTCTCGGACACCATCGCCAAACGTGACTCGCAGCTGTCGAGCCTGCTCGCGAACACGCGACAGGTTTCGCAGACGCTCGTCGACCGTGACGCCGAGTTCCAGAAGCTCCTGTCCGACGGCAACAAGCTGCTCGGGGAGGTGTCCCGGCGCAAGGACGCGATCGCCGCGCTGCTGGACGGCTCGCGCAACCTCGCCACCCAGCTCAAGGGCCTCGTCGACGACAACGACGCGCAGCTCGACCCGGTGCTCACCCAGCTCGACCAGCTGACCTCGATGTTGCAGCGCAATCAGGACGCGCTCGGCCAGGGCATCGCGCGGTTCGCACCGTTCATCCGGGTGTTCACGAACACGATCGGCAACGGCCGCTGGTTCGACAACTACATCTGCGGACTGGTCCTGCCGTCGTTCGGCCCGATCAACGACAAGGGGTGCTACGAGAAATGA
- a CDS encoding MCE family protein: protein MSTRLGAGLARGFTIAIVLALVVAGALWWTLKDAGRNHLTAYFAGAVGLYEGNSVRMLGVDMGTITKIQPLGNQVRVDLEYDRSVAVPADAKAIIVSPSLVSDRYVQLAPAYKGGARIADGAVIGLDRTEVPLEVDELAASLSRVSKSLGPNGANKNGSLSNLLDTAAKNFDGNGQALHDTITKLGQAAGTLSGNKDDLFKTVENLGSFSQTLVNSDSQVRDFERQLADVSGFLAGERENLAATVKQLSDTLTAVQGFIEKNRDRLKSNVDKLASVTKVLVDQRGALAEILDVAPVGLGNLVNTYNASSGTLDARANLNELTQPPLVMVCNLLKQTPDALDALGDACKGIAGLVDGLVPLPSIAQVIQSSQAGQLPPLPLPIAGQLYGSAAK from the coding sequence ATGAGTACCCGTCTCGGAGCCGGCCTCGCACGCGGCTTCACCATCGCGATCGTGCTCGCGCTGGTCGTCGCCGGCGCGCTGTGGTGGACGCTCAAGGACGCCGGCCGCAACCACCTGACCGCCTACTTCGCCGGTGCCGTCGGCCTCTACGAGGGCAACAGCGTCCGCATGCTCGGCGTCGACATGGGCACGATCACCAAGATCCAGCCCCTGGGCAACCAGGTCCGCGTCGATCTCGAATACGACCGTTCGGTGGCGGTGCCCGCCGACGCGAAGGCGATCATCGTGTCGCCGTCGCTGGTCAGCGACCGCTACGTGCAGCTGGCCCCGGCCTACAAGGGCGGCGCGCGGATCGCCGACGGTGCGGTCATCGGCCTCGACCGCACCGAAGTCCCCCTGGAAGTCGACGAGCTCGCCGCGAGTCTTTCGCGGGTCAGCAAGTCGCTCGGCCCCAACGGCGCCAACAAGAACGGTTCGCTGTCGAACCTGCTCGACACCGCCGCGAAGAACTTCGACGGCAACGGGCAGGCGCTGCACGACACGATCACGAAACTCGGCCAGGCCGCGGGCACGTTGTCCGGCAACAAGGACGACCTGTTCAAGACCGTCGAGAACCTCGGCTCCTTCTCGCAGACGCTGGTGAACAGCGACTCGCAGGTCCGCGACTTCGAGCGGCAGCTCGCCGACGTCAGCGGTTTCCTCGCGGGGGAGCGGGAGAACCTCGCGGCCACGGTGAAGCAGCTGTCCGACACACTCACCGCGGTGCAGGGCTTCATCGAGAAGAACCGCGACCGGCTCAAGTCCAATGTGGACAAGCTGGCCAGCGTGACCAAGGTGCTCGTGGACCAGCGCGGCGCGCTCGCCGAGATCCTCGACGTCGCCCCGGTCGGCCTCGGGAACCTGGTCAACACCTACAACGCCTCGTCGGGAACGCTCGACGCGCGGGCGAACCTCAATGAGCTCACCCAGCCGCCGCTGGTGATGGTGTGCAACCTGCTCAAGCAGACCCCGGACGCGCTCGACGCGCTGGGCGACGCGTGCAAGGGGATCGCCGGACTGGTCGACGGGCTGGTGCCGCTGCCGTCGATCGCGCAGGTGATCCAGTCCTCGCAGGCGGGCCAGCTGCCGCCGCTTCCGCTGCCCATCGCGGGCCAGCTCTACGGATCGGCGGCGAAGTGA
- a CDS encoding MCE family protein, translating into MRKLALVACGTVAALTLSGCGFSGIYDIPLPGGAELGDHPYTVKVQFRDVLDLTPQAGVKVNEVSIGRVEAIGLTQDGWNAEVTLRVNGDVKLPANALANVKQSSLLGEKYVELAAPADGQGKLADNAVIPLARTNRSVEVEELLGALSLLLNGGGVEQLNTITKELNNATSGRSPELKALLNNTNQLVTNLDRQSANITRALDGLNRLSLTLNGQKDKLVGAVDNLGPGLGVLEQQRGQLVTMLNALNNLSGVAIDTVNKSKEDLVADLKALQPTLQKLGEAGSDLPKALEILLTFPFSDAAYDGVKGDYFNLFAKVDLNLNEILKNLGRSRQNPLQDVIPVPGLTGGTEGPGVNPPLPIPDSVGGVSGSQAGAPQGGGQPQQTGPAGIFGLLSGGAG; encoded by the coding sequence ATGCGGAAACTCGCTCTGGTGGCCTGCGGAACCGTCGCCGCGCTGACGTTGAGCGGCTGCGGGTTCAGCGGGATCTACGACATCCCGCTGCCCGGCGGCGCCGAACTCGGCGACCACCCGTACACGGTCAAGGTGCAGTTCCGGGACGTGCTGGACCTGACCCCGCAGGCCGGGGTGAAGGTCAACGAGGTCTCCATCGGCCGCGTCGAAGCGATCGGGCTGACCCAGGACGGCTGGAACGCCGAGGTCACCCTCCGGGTCAACGGTGACGTGAAACTGCCGGCGAACGCGCTGGCCAACGTCAAGCAGTCGAGCCTCCTCGGTGAGAAGTACGTCGAGCTGGCCGCGCCCGCCGACGGGCAGGGCAAGCTCGCCGACAACGCGGTGATCCCGCTGGCCCGCACGAACCGCAGCGTCGAGGTCGAGGAACTGCTCGGCGCGCTTTCGCTGCTGCTCAACGGCGGTGGGGTCGAGCAGCTCAACACGATCACCAAGGAACTCAACAACGCCACCAGCGGCCGTTCGCCGGAGCTCAAGGCGCTGCTGAACAACACCAACCAGCTGGTCACGAACCTGGACAGGCAGTCCGCGAACATCACGCGGGCGCTCGACGGGCTGAACCGGCTCTCGCTCACGCTGAACGGCCAGAAGGACAAGCTGGTCGGCGCGGTCGACAACCTCGGACCCGGCCTCGGTGTGCTGGAGCAGCAGCGCGGCCAGCTGGTGACGATGCTGAACGCGCTCAACAACCTTTCCGGCGTCGCCATCGACACGGTGAACAAGAGCAAGGAAGACCTCGTCGCCGACCTCAAGGCGCTGCAGCCGACGCTGCAGAAGCTCGGCGAGGCGGGCTCGGATCTGCCCAAGGCGCTGGAGATCCTGTTGACCTTCCCGTTCAGCGACGCCGCCTACGACGGCGTCAAGGGTGACTACTTCAACCTGTTCGCGAAGGTCGATCTGAACCTGAACGAGATCCTGAAGAACCTCGGCCGAAGCCGGCAGAACCCGCTCCAGGACGTCATCCCGGTGCCGGGACTGACCGGCGGGACCGAGGGGCCGGGCGTGAACCCGCCGCTGCCGATCCCCGACAGCGTCGGCGGTGTTTCCGGTAGCCAGGCCGGTGCGCCGCAGGGCGGCGGGCAGCCGCAACAGACCGGGCCCGCCGGGATCTTCGGCCTGCTGTCGGGAGGTGCGGGCTGA